The sequence below is a genomic window from Lagopus muta isolate bLagMut1 chromosome 9, bLagMut1 primary, whole genome shotgun sequence.
atttttgaagtatctTTCATGTATATACAGCCTTTCCTCTGTTATTTGTATATAGCTCAACTCTCGATTTTATAATCTCCTGGGCAGGGAGTTGTACATATTTAGCCTGAAGTGTTTTATGTTAGACTTTAATAAACTTGTTTTGTACTTTTCCCTCACCTCGTGTCTGCTGTTTAGAACTGCAAGGGGGTAACAacaaaaggaggagggaagcagTCTAACATAACCACCACAGCACCCTGTCAGGAAGGTTGCcctttgcacagcacagcacacactgcaggaCACTGCATACAACAAGGTTTACCACACTTCCTTGGCAGTAAGAAACACCTGATTTGTCTGATAAAAGATATTTTGCATCAGTTCAACCCgaattaaacattttgtttctagaTGCAGTTTAATATAAACACTCTTATGTTagtacttttattttcctgctggtAAGGTTTGAGGATTggaggtttggttttttgtttgcttacttAGACTGCTTTGAAAGTTCACTGTTTCTGCTGAAGATGATAGTCACTCAACTCCAAATTTGTATTTTACCTACCTTATTTTTACTGAATAGTTCAACTGACAGAAGGTGGTATAAGGGCCAGAGCACTCAGCAGGGCTTCGTGGACCTGCACTGCACCACTGGCCTGCTGGATCAgtcattttccttccctttacACTGGGGTCTAAATGCTGCCTTTCTGAAAGGTGCTTTGAGTTCTGGCAGCTGAAGAAATGATTTATGCTAGCATTTTCAAAAGTAGATTCCATTTATCCTTATAACAACCACATACTGCAAGTGAATCAAAATACTGTTCTGATAAAAGTAAAGAGTTTGCTCTTCAAGTTCCTGCATTACTGCAGCTAACTGCTTAAATTCATTGAACTTGtttaacaaaatataaaatatttttggataaacaacaaaagcttgctttctctttttcctcagtAATGGCATATAGAGCCTAGTAGTGACACATGGACTTACTCAGACTCCTAACTCTAACAGGAATCTTGTTCTACCACATATCTGATTTGCTCTCAAGCAaatctgctgctcagcagcagtccTAAATGGAAGTTtgagctttctgtttgttttaatcaaCACGGTCTGCCTAGCTGCACTTCAGCCCACAGAGAGACAGTAGAAATTGCTGTGGGGAAACctggctgcaggaagggcagcagcagctgtttctctgcagcagcccaggggAAAAGGACACCATGGTCACAGTACTTGATCcatgggctctgctgctgctctgatgcACTCCCTGCATCCTCTTTAAATAAGCACTTGGTAACTGCTGACCTGAGAAGGGCTCCCAAATAGAGCTGAGCAGTACAGCTGCTGGAAGCTCAGTTCATGCACTGCTGATGTTCAGAGTCTTCACACCACCTCCTGTCAGTGACTGCTATATTCTGCATTGCTGCTAAGAATACCTGCTGTCACTTGTAGTGTGTCACGCCATAGTGGAAGTTGTTCTTATCTCAGCACATCACTTACATGCATTCATCTGTCACCTGGCAACCAGGGAGCTCTACCCAACCATGGCACAGCAAAGGACACGCGTGCACAATAGTAATgactacagcaaaacaaacatgcTTTCATATTAATAGGCTTTTAATAGATTGGccactatttaaaaacaaattttacacTTATTGGTTTGATATTTCATCTCTAATgctattttaaagtatttctagACTCGTAGGGTAAAGACACTGAAGAAACAACCAGCAGCGTGTTTGATATCTGTTGTACTAGAAGACAGATGAAGTCTATGTGAGCACACCAAGATCCTACCTTagaaacattctgaaacagctgcaATTGCCAGACTGGCATTAGCAGCAGCATTCTTCACCACCCCATAGCTTGGTGTCCAGTAGTAATGCTTTTTAAGGCCATGGGAGAGCTCTGCAAGGTGAACGTGCCCGTCCACTTCGTACGGTTCCACATCTGTGCAATCAGGTTTCAAGCGGCCTGCCTgaattaattctgaaaatgcCTGAAATGAACGAAACAAGAAGCTGACATACAATATTTCACTTTGATTGTAAGGAAGGGCCTAGAAGATAAAACACGGTGGGCAAGCACTTGGTCACTTCAGTCCAGTACTCACCGTACAGGCGGCTTCATCAAAGTTGTTCCCCCAAATATAAATGTAGGAGAGttccacatttatttttattgcttgtgAGAGAGCTGCCAGCCCTTTGCCACTTATATTGTTGCTCACTACTGACAAcctaataaacagaaaatagttATGCAAGCATGCTAAGCCACTGCATTCCCATATCTTAGCTAAAAGTCGGAGTTTTACTCAGTTAGACTTTATATAACTGTATGTATAATGAAATCTTCTATTTGTCATAATGTAGTAAGATATTTGTATCAAGCCCAttcctattaaaaatatttgtcaggTTGCTACAGGCAGGTTGGACTCTGGAACTGTACTGTGTCCCAAGGCACTGCCATGACTCACACAGCCAGGTTGCTCCCCATTCAGTTGTTCAGTGTCAGTGGCTTACTGTGTGGTGGCCACATCTCATCTTCTGTCTGCTCTGAAGCCCAGGCCTTGGCGCCTGGCCAGGTTAAGCTTTGATCTTTATTGTGCGGCAGTTATTTTTATATTGGTGAGCCTGGAAGGCTTTCAGAGGCACCCAGCAGCCACCACCTCCTCAGTCTGCTACTTAACACTCACGGCTTCAGGTAACACCTTTGATCAGCTTTATACCTCCTGCTGGTGCACGGCTTAATGCGTGCTACAGAATGCACACTGATGGACAGATTACAGCTCTTTTGGGTTCACCCGGAAGCTAACTTAAACAGAGGATTTTCTTAAGTGCTGAAGATCAGAATCAACAAATATAGAGCCTTAGCCTTCTATGGAATCTGCTTGGCTTAAAATTCTGAAGATGTACAGATCCTAGTTTGTTTATGCTTGTGCAACACAGGGACCTGTGCTTTAAAGGTGGATAAAGAACAATAAAGATCTAATAGCCTCTCTCCTGCTCCTCgaaatgaatgtaaaaatgACTGAGTCCCAGGTAAGATGCTTAGAACCATTGCAGAACCAATTTAACTTTCATCCTCACCCTTTCCCTCTCACCCTCCCACTCCTATGGCTAGGCAAATGAATTCCATACTGtcactcattttttctttcctcagctgAACCAAGAAGTTTGGAgctttgtgtgttttctgttttgactgCTAATGTCAAAGCACAATTTTCACATCAGTTCAGTCATGGCAGAGTCTGAGTTTCTTATATTTGGAGTGTTTTTTGTCTGCAATCCCTGAGGAAGTTACTGAAATACTAACGCCTTAAGAGTCCTGTTGTACAAAGCCAAAGCTTCACTCAAGTAGATAGCTCCATCATCTTCTATTCGGTTTGAATTAAGATCTAGGATTTCCAGAGTTTGGTTCTGTTTCAGTAGTTCTCCCAAAAATTTCACATCCTCACGAGTTACTTTATTACTGAAAGagatatgcatatatatatttataaaagagaTACTAAGAAAATGAGCATCTAATGTCAGTCAGGGTTAGGTCCTGTACTAACTCTTACCAGCTAAGATCAAGGTATCTCAGGCTGCAGTTTTCATACAATGCCTCACACAGTCGCTCTACACCAAAGCTTTTAATTTCGTGCTTGCACAGATGTAGCTCCACaagagaagaattatttttcagcatcaAAGCTATGTGGACTGTGGTCTCTTCCTAGAAGTAAACACTCATTTTTATTAAACTATACTTTAGGGTAAGATGTAGTCTTGCTTCAGTAAAAGACACGTACAACTGCTAACCCTGGTTGTCGGTGGTGGTCTATTTGTATGTTACAGCTTTGTATTGGAAATAGCCAGGCAGTGATGCACTATTACAaccaaaaaaagtgaaaaataacagaattatttGCAGATTTGCAGTACTGTACATCCCTGTAAATATCAGGAGCATCAATGCTTGAATGACTTATCTTATTTCCTTCCCAGTCATTGCTTTAACAAAACTGTGGTTGGATCAGCTTTCACCAACATTAGAAGTATTTTGTCATGCCACTTATTTTATGAAAAGAGACATTGCTATGAAGAGAAACGTGCCCTGTCACCGTAAGACACTGTACATCTACTTTGAGGTTTtgtttattacaaaaataactgaattagGTCTTTGAGTCAATAATAAGGGAACAAGCCACAGGCCTCAGCAAATGACAGCAATGGCAAAGAGAAAGTTTCCCCCAGATACAGCCTAGGCCCTTATTTTCAATACCAGTGATGTAAATGGCCTTGTAAAACTGCAGATATGTAGATCAGACCCCTGTCTCAGTAGAGAAGAAGCTATCAGCTGTTTGAACTGTTGAAAACATCTCTGGGATATGGGAAGATCTGCTGGCTTTCACAACAATTCATTGTATTATCATGCAATTGGGAAAATAGAGTATGCACCTCATGCACCTGAAAACTGCTGACACTGGTGAAACAGCAGGAGCAATGAGGCACAGGAGCTGCATGCCTGCAAGGCAGAAGCTCTGGTGCATGTACATACCCAGTGCCAGGGTGCTGCCTACAGCAAACACTGCCTCACTGATCTCTCTTCAGTGCTCGACTGTTTTGGAAGCTCTTGTGTCTTTGTTTTGGATAGAAAACACATCATAGGTTTTACATTGATGAGGTTCATTCACTTGTTAAATTCAAGCTACAAGTCCACACAGTGAAACAAAACCATGGCACTGTGAATAAGGGATATTGTTAAGTGTGCCTTTCTTTAGGCTGCAGCCTCTGGCAATCGCCCATGCTCTGCTCAGATAAAAAGCAGTCTTTTGTCCTTCCCTCAGTTCCTGCTAAACAGCTTTTGTCCCTCACTTTGCTGAATGATGCACAAAACTCTCCAAGCGCTGGCAGCAAAATGAATATTTGGTTCAGTAATACCcagccatttccctttgcccACTGCTTCATAAATACATACCtaccaagaaaaataaaacaaaacaaaattaaccTTCCAGTTAAACAAGGGCAGCCCGAGGCTGCATAAAACTTGggatcaggaagaaaataaagtattcCCACAACCAATTATCACTTCAACAAAACCCAGAGTAGCCCAGATGTCAATAAACTTATCAGTAGTGACTTTGCTTGCGCTCCTCTCTTTGCCTGAGCTGGCACTGCAGTCTATTACCTTACCTCCTGGCTGTACAGCAATGGACGATTGAGGTTTATTGCTTTGACTGCCTTGTTCTGAGTCAGGACTGATGCTATTGCTATTAGACATTGTGTACcctgcaaatgaaaacagacaagTCTTGTAGATAAACCTGTCCGGTGAACAGGTCAAGCTCTCGTATTACCATGACTTCTTGGAATGGATTGTCAGAAGATCAGAACCACTAGGGCAGGCTCTGGTTGGAAACAGTATTACTTCTGCCTCCTGTACCTTGGAGAAATACAAGTGCAGCCAGCAAGTGCCTGCTGGCACCAATGCAAATTTCTTGTAGAACAGCAGTGCAATGAGACTAAGAACTATAAACAGCTAGAAAACCCagcaactcagaaaaaaaaaaaaaagaaaaagcaaatatgatGGATCTCCAAGAGACACTTGTCTGTTTCATTGATCCTTACATTGGTTTTCCtgatttgagaagaaaaatcaacttGGGAATGTTCCCTGCAATCTTCAGTACAAGTCTCATCTAACACTTCTCCACTAGGTAAATGCACACTACATGTGAATTAACATGGTACAGAACAGTCAGCCTAGAATACAGGCCAGTTTGGGATTTCTCTATTTCCTCATTTTGCTCACTAACttctgtttatgttttttttctgattagcCTTGTCTACATTGaaagacatttcattttaaaacagaactgttAACTCTCTACCAATCATACAGAGATGAAGCATCCAGGTAAGTTTTACTTGGGCAACACTTCCCTTGTTTATGTACTGGTAACATCCTTCCCAGTTTCTGGAAGGCATTTCCCCCTTCCAGTCTGGGAGAAAGTTCTGTAAttccacaaaacaaatattATATAATAACATCTTCACCTGACCCCCAAATCTCTCCCTGCCTCCAGGTGACAGTCACACCTGTTATGTTACAGTCAAACTTATTCCTTGTGCCAGTTTCTATTCTCTATTTCCCCTTGAAGTTCAGGGGACTCCCAGCACTCAACTCCAGGAGGCAGCAAGTTATCTAAAATCGAGCTGGGGGCCTTTCTGCTCAACTCAGCACTGCCACACCTATGGCATCAACGAGCTGAGCTCCATGAGCAACAGAACTGTGAGGAGGATAACTTTCAAGTTTCATAGTACTGCGCACTTCAGAAGGAGAACACCACCTTTCTGCAGCATCACTTAGACAGGAtttgcatgcacacacaaatatatatatatttactatatattttatatattcacttaaaatatatgtgtatatatatacacacacataaataATGGGAACAGAAGAAACAATGCTGGAGCACATGAAAGCCAAGCACCTGAATTCCCAAGGGCAGTGGCTGCAATGTATCACTGGTTATGACCTCAGTGTTTTATACAACATGCCTTTCCAAGCACACACTACAATATTATGTAATGTGTTACCTCCAGCCATCATAAAATGCAAAACCAATGGCAACAGATGACACTTTCTCATAAtcaagcactgcagcaccttTGTGATACtcctgaaataattatttcattgcTGATGATTCTACTGATTCACTCACCACATCACAGTCTCCAAGATCTAACTTCTCTAAGGTGCAATTAACTTGTAGCATTGAAGCAAAGTACATTCCACCCTTATTGCCTATTTTGTTTCCAGTCAGTCTCAAATGCAGAAGAGTTTCATTGCTCTGgaacaaaatcaaaagaaaaaggtaaaatcattttctttcaattctcttaataaaaatatcactGCCCTTTTTCCTGTGGATCCTGCTCATTGTCACACACAGACAAAAGGTCCCTCCAGAAAAACTGTGCCCAAGAGATAGCACTAAGCAGCTGAAAACAACCCAGGCAGGTATTTCTGCATTAACTGGCAATGCACAGTCCTATCATACAGTCTCAGCATTTCAGGCCTCTCAAATTTAGTTGAGATTAGAAGATTAGTTCAAAGACCAcgaaggaggaaggaagagccCACGTGAGTCTCACTTCACAGACAAAACAAACCTTACATGCTAGCCTTGTTTCCTTGGGAAACcatgttaaaaataacagaCATTTTCATGCTGCTGTGAGGCAAAGCTTTGAAAACCCGTCTCAGGCATCTAGAATCAAGGCATTTGTTGACATTGAGGTACAGGCAAATTTCACACCCAAGTCTAAAAACTCATAACCTAAGGAAAACCTTGATGATGTTCTACACCCTACAGCACAACAAcgcttttcacacagaaaattaTCACACAGCTGTGATAATTAAGTACTAATGGCAGCACAGGGCTACTTTCTCTTGTGTGAAATCTGATTTCTGAAGTCTGCCTTGGGAAAACAAGCAGTCGCTGTGTTACAGcaaagagctgagcagcagaggacaGAGGGCTCTTTCAGCCAGCTTTATGTTGGCAGGACAGCTCGTGCTGCTcatcagaagcagaaaatatcaAGCAAGATGCCACTGTCTAAATCTCCTAGACGAATACTCACATGGAGAGCATTTGCTATCAGCTCAGCTCCACTCGTGCCAATATCGTTAAACATCAGGTTAAGGTATCGCAGAGTTgagttttccttcagaagaaataaagcagaaagcaatgaGAATTGCTTCTATTGCACCCTGCACTTTTCAAAAAGGAGACATGCTATACATGCACTTACAACCTCTGTCCTGCATCACATTACAGGCAGCCCCTgatgtggaaaataaagaatGCTAAAGTACATCAGATGAGTAAATCCTCACAGTCCTATGAGAGCCATTTAGGAGCCCAGGGGATCAAACAAGGCAGGTGAAGCTCAGATACAGACCTGCAGGTATTTTGTGAATGCACAGATGCTGAATTTACAGTCACTGTTTTTGATCTGCGTGCCAGTGCTTACAATTGTAAAAAGGCAGCATTAAAGTTTAGTAAGTTTAGACTCACAGAAAGGCTGAGAAGggataaaatacataaaacaaagGCCCTGGCACAATCCACGCTGCCATTACATCCTTCATTGAATTGAATGTTAGCTTAAAAACTCCTGGCTTACTGTCTTGCTCTTTCTTCAGACATCCTAATATATCTTATACTATCAGAAATTCAAAGACCACAATCTGAGATCCCAACAGGAGAGATTTGGATGCAAAAGTCAAATTAATGGAATTCTGCCAAACCAATGCAGTCTTGGTCTCCAATACACCACAGAAATATTACCATAGCCAAATAAACCACACTTctgaaatagaaacattttgGCACCTGGAGGAACGTTGCCACGTGCCTTACTCCAACATCAGTCAAATCATTATATCTCAGATCCAAACCTGAAAAAGATTGAGAATAATGAAAGAGGTGCATACCTACAATTAACTTATctgtaaacaaaaagaaataaagatgaacTAAACTGAAATGGAGattgcttgtgttttcttttatatttcttctatttttttgtgtgtgaaatttGCTGCCCGGTGATAAACCAGCACAATATGAGCACTGACATCAGACATGTAAAGATACTTACCGGTGACACATACAGCACTGTGTAAGACAGGGGCAAGAACTTGAACATCTTCATCTGTCACTCTCTGCACAGGCACTAAGCGATTATTTCCAGCTATTTTTAATGTGATCCCTTTTGTCCGTCTGCTGTAACACAGAAGTGTAACCACATAAGAAGGAAAGCATTAGTAAAAAGAATTCTTTCTTCAGGTTAAGAGATGCATCCCTATTCACCCTCCCCAGTGTGCCTGCACATGGTCAGCTATCCATCTTGTTACTCTGAAGATACTGCACAGCTACACGACCACAAGTGCACAGagagcaggaagcagaaagacaagagaagcagagatgaaaataaagaagactATCCCGGGGTAACCTCATCTGTTCCTTCTTTATCTGTTCTATCCTGCCCCAAAGGCAGAACAGCTGACCCAAACTACTGCCCAACCTTGTCTTCTCCTGTGTTCTCTCTCCAAAAGACAATCAACTCCAACCCCAGGTGCATCCCTGAGAGAAAGGTCTATCTGATCACAAAAGGAGAAGCCATTTTTGTGGTCAGCACCTTGCCAGGACTCACAGACAGTTCAGGAAAGCACTATCAGCTGGAAGCTAACTGGATGCAGCTGAGCCTTTTTAAACGGGAGCGAGAAATCAGGGAGTTAGGATGGCTGAATAGTGAGTTGGGCTTCTCTAAGGGATGTAAAGTTACcattcttcccatttttcacttttttgaTTTTATTGCTTGTAAAGCTGCCCAGGAGGGATATACAGTTACAGACTTGCCAAGATGATGTCAGGATGAGTCAAACCAGAACTTCTGCAGTAAATGTTAAGTGCAATTTGTGCTCAAGCCTGAAACTCCACAAACTTTCCCACTGCTCCAATTCTTGTCCTACCATCTCGTTTAAGGAGTTCAGAAGTATCTGAAACATGAAGTATCTGAAACATGCTGATTGTTATTCTCTTACACATTATCACTTTTATCAGCTTCTTGAAGCACACGAGCAACAAAGTGATTTTCAGGTTGGCTCAGGTTTTGGCAAGTCTGCAAATACTGCTGATGAAGATCTGGAGGAACAGACATGACGTgcctgaaaacaaagcaaacagttaCTGCATCGCCATAGCAGCCTAACAACGTTGCCATGGACCCAGTTCTGTTGTGCCAGGGGGTGTGCAACAGTAAAAATGGGTCCTGCTATGAAAAGAATTGCAGTTATCACAATAACTGAATGATGGacatacaaatggaaaaaagaaggaaaaaacatggCCCTGATGTGGCATCACAGAGAACATGAACAGCTAGAAGTAATGTTCATAAAGACAGGTCTCTTTCCCTTTTGTAAAAAGGGCAGCGTCCTGCAGTCTGTGATGAAAGTCGGTTCTGTGTGATGCTGCTATTTGAGAAAGCCCCAACAAGAAGCTTCGGGACGAATCCCAGCCTCACAGAGTGCTGCAAGACCCCCAGCAAActgccctcctgccctgctctgcctgagGCAGCCGTGTCTGAACTTACCAGCCAACATGAGACTGCCCTCCCCACATACATCCACACCGCTGAGCTGAGCCCATTACCACACAGCTGATGTCCAACGCAGGGTCTGGGCGCCCAACGGAGCAGgagcccctctgctgcccacCTCAGAGGGGAGGCCTGGTGCTGGGCAGGGCATCACACTTCCATGCTAACACCAGCCTCACTTATCCTTGCACTGTTTACTGAGTGCTCTGCCCACACCCTCCGAGGAGGTTTGGCACAAATCAGTGTGTTTACAGGGTTGTGTGCTTCAGAAGTGCACTTTCCACTCAGATCCTCCCCCTACCTCCCACATGACCCAAGGCTGAGCTGGGATCGCACGCTCCCATCGCCCCACAGGATGCTCACTCTTTACcactgaaagaacaaaaaagaaacgCTGCTGTACAAAGCTTCAATGAGACCACAAAGCTTAGCGTGGCTCTCCCCACACCTCACTGACCTTTGATTCTTTCCCCTCATTCTGGTCACCCCTGATGTACCACAGGTTAGCAGCTTCCTCCTGACTGCAGCCCCCACTCCCTTCACTGTCAGCTCAAAGCTACCACCATTCACTCTCAGAGACAGCAGAGGTCAGCCAGGCCTTTCCATCTCTCACTCTTTTACAGTCCGCATTCTGCAATTAAAGGGCTATTGAATATCAGGTTCTGGTATCTCCCTGTTATAGAAGACCCCTTTTCTAAGAATCTTTGTAAATGAAGACCCACAGAAGTTGTATCATTCAGCCCCACTGACTTCACAAAGGCCACCCTCTGATTTGGCATTTTGGGGTTCTGGATTCAAAGTCACAGTCACACTTGTAGGTATTGCAGATGTTGACATCAAGGAATGTAAGCAGCTTTTGCAGGGGTACAACTGACAGTAGGTAGGACCTGTCCCTCAGTCTTAACTTCTTTCACT
It includes:
- the LRRC34 gene encoding leucine-rich repeat-containing protein 34 isoform X3, with the translated sequence MGSAQRCGCMWGGQSHVGWHVMSVPPDLHQQYLQTCQNLSQPENHFVARVLQEADKSDNVRRTKGITLKIAGNNRLVPVQRVTDEDVQVLAPVLHSAVCVTGLDLRYNDLTDVGVRHVATFLQENSTLRYLNLMFNDIGTSGAELIANALHSNETLLHLRLTGNKIGNKGGMYFASMLQVNCTLEKLDLGDCDVGTQCLIAIASVLTQNKAVKAINLNRPLLYSQEEETTVHIALMLKNNSSLVELHLCKHEIKSFGVERLCEALYENCSLRYLDLSCNKVTREDVKFLGELLKQNQTLEILDLNSNRIEDDGAIYLSEALALYNRTLKALSVVSNNISGKGLAALSQAIKINVELSYIYIWGNNFDEAACTAFSELIQAGRLKPDCTDVEPYEVDGHVHLAELSHGLKKHYYWTPSYGVVKNAAANASLAIAAVSECF
- the LRRC34 gene encoding leucine-rich repeat-containing protein 34 isoform X2; amino-acid sequence: MPCPAPGLPSEVGSRGAPAPLGAQTLRWTSAVWHVMSVPPDLHQQYLQTCQNLSQPENHFVARVLQEADKSDNVRRTKGITLKIAGNNRLVPVQRVTDEDVQVLAPVLHSAVCVTGLDLRYNDLTDVGVRHVATFLQENSTLRYLNLMFNDIGTSGAELIANALHSNETLLHLRLTGNKIGNKGGMYFASMLQVNCTLEKLDLGDCDVGTQCLIAIASVLTQNKAVKAINLNRPLLYSQEEETTVHIALMLKNNSSLVELHLCKHEIKSFGVERLCEALYENCSLRYLDLSCNKVTREDVKFLGELLKQNQTLEILDLNSNRIEDDGAIYLSEALALYNRTLKALSVVSNNISGKGLAALSQAIKINVELSYIYIWGNNFDEAACTAFSELIQAGRLKPDCTDVEPYEVDGHVHLAELSHGLKKHYYWTPSYGVVKNAAANASLAIAAVSECF
- the LRRC34 gene encoding leucine-rich repeat-containing protein 34 isoform X1, which codes for MSESSKKKTAGVVLPLLWLSVPSDSIDESCIQNQHKIKFLMHWFYRNAALIFQLTQKDDEIKQPTLTAVPPVSIHLCDSAQKHVMSVPPDLHQQYLQTCQNLSQPENHFVARVLQEADKSDNVRRTKGITLKIAGNNRLVPVQRVTDEDVQVLAPVLHSAVCVTGLDLRYNDLTDVGVRHVATFLQENSTLRYLNLMFNDIGTSGAELIANALHSNETLLHLRLTGNKIGNKGGMYFASMLQVNCTLEKLDLGDCDVGTQCLIAIASVLTQNKAVKAINLNRPLLYSQEEETTVHIALMLKNNSSLVELHLCKHEIKSFGVERLCEALYENCSLRYLDLSCNKVTREDVKFLGELLKQNQTLEILDLNSNRIEDDGAIYLSEALALYNRTLKALSVVSNNISGKGLAALSQAIKINVELSYIYIWGNNFDEAACTAFSELIQAGRLKPDCTDVEPYEVDGHVHLAELSHGLKKHYYWTPSYGVVKNAAANASLAIAAVSECF
- the LRRC34 gene encoding leucine-rich repeat-containing protein 34 isoform X4; the encoded protein is MRGKNQRHVMSVPPDLHQQYLQTCQNLSQPENHFVARVLQEADKSDNVRRTKGITLKIAGNNRLVPVQRVTDEDVQVLAPVLHSAVCVTGLDLRYNDLTDVGVRHVATFLQENSTLRYLNLMFNDIGTSGAELIANALHSNETLLHLRLTGNKIGNKGGMYFASMLQVNCTLEKLDLGDCDVGTQCLIAIASVLTQNKAVKAINLNRPLLYSQEEETTVHIALMLKNNSSLVELHLCKHEIKSFGVERLCEALYENCSLRYLDLSCNKVTREDVKFLGELLKQNQTLEILDLNSNRIEDDGAIYLSEALALYNRTLKALSVVSNNISGKGLAALSQAIKINVELSYIYIWGNNFDEAACTAFSELIQAGRLKPDCTDVEPYEVDGHVHLAELSHGLKKHYYWTPSYGVVKNAAANASLAIAAVSECF